In one window of Armatimonadota bacterium DNA:
- a CDS encoding 4Fe-4S dicluster domain-containing protein — protein sequence MAKHLTVVPERCSGCRLCELACAIHHFGVNNPKKSAIRVMVAFPHPVIRMPIVCRQCARPKCRENCPENAIARNNGLVSIDSEKCIACGQCVITCPFGAIFVHDDVPLPFKCDLCGGDPECVKVCPKQAILYQPEHMAGQAHRMSSMLRYAHMKEVTYVEEGEQKKLRYAEIGKPEA from the coding sequence ATGGCTAAACATCTCACCGTGGTGCCGGAGCGGTGCTCCGGATGCCGGCTCTGCGAGCTGGCGTGCGCGATCCACCACTTCGGCGTCAATAATCCCAAGAAGAGCGCCATCCGCGTCATGGTGGCGTTCCCGCACCCGGTCATCCGCATGCCGATCGTCTGTCGTCAATGCGCGCGGCCTAAATGCCGCGAGAACTGCCCGGAAAACGCCATCGCCCGCAACAACGGTCTTGTCTCGATTGACTCCGAGAAGTGCATCGCCTGCGGCCAGTGCGTCATCACCTGCCCGTTCGGCGCGATATTCGTGCACGACGATGTGCCCCTGCCGTTCAAGTGTGACCTGTGCGGCGGCGACCCCGAGTGCGTCAAGGTATGCCCGAAGCAAGCCATACTCTATCAGCCCGAACACATGGCGGGGCAGGCTCATCGCATGTCGAGCATGCTTCGCTACGCGCATATGAAAGAGGTCACCTATGTCGAAGAAGGCGAGCAAAAGAAGCTCCGCTACGCGGAAATCGGCAAGCCGGAAGCTTAA